One Magnetococcus sp. PR-3 genomic window, GGGATACGAGGCTTTGCTCGCGATGTGAGCCCTTTCGGGCGAACGGGCGGTCACCCCATGACAGGCTTGGAACAGCCTCCCATTACCCAACGTATGAGCCCCTTTGCACGAATGGGAGGTCAGCCATGACAGGCTTGGAACAGCCTCCCATTACCCAACGTATTGAGCCCTTTGCACGAACGGGCGGTCAGCCATGACAGGCTTAGAGCGCACCGTCCCAAGCCCACAGGGGATGCCCAACCAAGCGCCCTACCCCATACAAACAGGATTACAGGGCATATCCATCGATCAAAACAAGGCACGGTTTTACGGTTACTTCGACACCGCTTAAAGCACATAGACTCAAGGCAAAAAGAGAGGGCAACCGAGAACCGAGCGGCACCTTATGTTGGATGCGTACGGGCCCCATTGATCGTCATGCGCAACCGTAACCAAACGTTGGACATACCGAAGAAGGTGGGATGCATGCATTTTCCCCCCTAAGAGAAAGCGGGGCAGACACAACCATATAGACCCCAGATCGCCCCGCTCTTAATCTTCTTTGATTGAGCGGGGCGATCTAGGCATGCGCCGTTTTACACCGTCATCAAGCTACGTTTGGTTTGGCGCTTTTCCAACGATGAGGAGAGTAAATAGTCGGTCACCACCTGAAGCGCCTCTTCCGGGGTATCGACAATTTTCACCAAGTTCATATCTTCTGGGCTGATGTTGCCCTCCTGCCCCAGCATTTTTTCACGAATCCACTCCAGCAAACCGGACCAGTAGTCAGAACCGTATAGCACAATGGGAAAACGCCCCAGCTTACCGGTTTGCTCCAAGGTTAGGGCCTCAAAGCACTCATCAAGGGTACCAAAGCCACCGGGGAAGATGATGATGGCATCCGCATACTTAGCGAACATGAGCTTGCGCAGAAAAAAGTAACGGAACTCAAGGCTAATATCCTGATGGGTGTTGGGCGATTGCTCAAAAGGTAAGGAGATGTTCAACCCAACCGAGCTTCCGCCACGTCCATAACACCCTTTATTGGCGGCCTCCATAATACCTGGCCCCCCACCGGTAATAATGGAGATCCCTTTGGAAGAGAGTAAGGACGCAACCTTCTCAGCGGCAATGTAATAGGGGCTATCCGACTTGGTCCGGGCACTGCCAAAGATGGTAACGGCCGACTTATTACCCAATTGGCGCAGTGTCTCAATACCTTCAACCAACTCAGCCTGAATACGCAGTACTCGCCACGCTTCTGAAGTGACAAAATCTTCTGCCATGGTGTTTCCTCCCTGAGAATGAAAGCACACCTTTTTTCGCCCGGTGGTGTGCCCACCTGTTTTTTAGTTTTTATCCACTGGGGGTACGCATTACATGATTGTGCCTAGAAAATGCGCCCAAAACCCATATTCCTTTTTTAACCTTACAAGCATCTTACAGACATCAACAAACCAGCACCTAAAGACACCAAACAAACGATGCAAGCCCCCTAAGCACGCTGCCCAATGGTTTTGCGACTGCGGCGTTCATCAAACCAACCGATCACTCGGCTACTCAAATAGCCGCCCCTGTTCACCAGGGCGGGCAGGTAACCGGTTATGCACCTTTTGTTGGCCAGAGTGCCACCAACGCCACCCTTCCAAGAGCGGGAAATAGAGCCCCAGACGGACTGGACGATTTTCCAACGCACCTAAAATGAGGGCATATTTTTCCAACTGCTGCCGATAACGCACCACCTCATTATCCAAAAAACCATCCACATCCCGACCGGCATGGACAGAGGTTTTATAATCAATAATCCAGCGGACGCCCTCTTCATCAACAAAGGTTCGGTCAATAATAATGCGGATTAAGCGCCCCTTAAGCACACCGGTCAGATCTTTTTCACAGGCCGCATCCACATGACGATCACTCAAGATCCAACGGCCCAGATCACTGGCCAATGCCGCTTTTAAGGCTTGCACAACCCGCCTCGCAGTCTCCTCAATACGGTTTTTGGCCAAACCCAACGCAATCAACCGTTTTTCAATGGCGACGTACAGTTTTTCTATCCGTTTAGGGGGCCACTCGGCCAACCCTTGCTGGGCCATAAGCTGTAGCCATTCGTGGGTGACAATACCGGCCATACGGGCAGGTTCCCCGGCCCAATCATAGCGGGGCGGGTCCCCTTCCGGTTCAGCCACCCCCTCTTCCTTAGATACCTCAAAGGGGGGTGGAGGTTCCGGCAGAGCCCAATTATCCGCCAACCGCATAAGGGTTTGTGGCCAGATAGGACGAACCCTCTCTTCTGGTTCTGGCGGCGCCGGCGGGGCTTCTGGCTGGGGGGGGTGCATGGTCTGCAAGGTTGGCCAAAGCATGCCCAAGGGTAGATTAGGCTCAGGATCTTTATCCTTCTCCGGCACACTACCTAAGAGATGCAAGTGACCACGGGCCCGCGTGGCTGCCACATAGAGTAAACGCCGCAACTCATGGCGCTCTTGCTCACGCTGTACCCGACGTAAAAAGGCAAAAAGAGGGGCCTCTTCATCCATGGATGAAGGAATAGGGGCCACCAACAGTTGGCGCTCGCCCCCCCACTCGGTGCGGTGGGTCCGCTCCCACATCTCCAACAAGGGGCGCTCCTGAACCTTACCCCGCCGCCCCAACGCTGGCAGCAAGACGGTATCAAACTCCAACCCTTTGGATTTATGAATGGTCATTAACTGCACCACGCCTGGCCCTGCCTCAGCCCCCGCCGCATACAGACGCTGCAAACGCCCCTCCAAGGCGGGCCAATCGACCGCCTCTCCCGTTGCCTCTAACTGTTCCAACAGCAAAAAATAACGGCTGGCATCGGCCATCGCTTCAGCATGGCCCGCGGTGGCGGGGCCACCGAGGGCATGCCAACACCCTTCAATCCAATCCCGTAACGGCTGGCGACCTTGCTGCGTTAAAGCCGCTTTAAGCACCTGAACCATACGGGTTAAACGGGCCCGACTTGTGGTGGTGAGCTGGGATAAACGGGTTTCGTCACACAGCGCGGACCATAAAGGGGTCTGGCCACCCTGCCCTTGGGCGATCATGGCCATTTCAGCCGGGTTTAAACCACACCAAGGCGCCCGCAATAGCGCCAACCACGCCACCCGATCGGCGGGCTGATGTAGGGCACGGGTCAAACACCACAGATCCTGCACCACCGGGCGCCGCTCCAGCACATCGATCTCAACCGCCTGGAAAGGGATACCTGCGGCACGCATAAGCGGCACCAAAGCTTCCAGGTGGGGTCGGGCTCTCACCAGTACAGCCAAGGAGCCCTCGGGTTTGTCTGCCCGTGCTTGCTGGATCAAACGCACCATCTGCGCGGCCTCCCGCGCCTTCTCCTCCGGGCCTGCCTGAACCGGGTGCCACTGTACCGCTTCACCCGCCTCATGGTCATGAAAAGCCACCGAAGCATGGTAGGTGACCGCACCGAGATCACCATCCTCCTGCTCAGGGAACAGGCGGGTAAAGGCGCTGTTCACCCAATCCACCACCCCCGCCGCCGAGCGAAAGTTCACCTCCAACTGCAAGGGTTGCAAAGGGAGCTGCCCCAACCCCTGCTCACGCACCTGAGCAAACAGCGCGACCTCCGCTTTACGGAAGCGATAGATAGACTGCATGGGGTCGCCCACCAAAAACAGCGATCGGCCATCGTCTGGCTCCCACCCGGCGGTTAACTGCTCGAGCAGCTTGATCTGTAGTTGAGAGGTATCCTGAAACTCATCAACCAGCAGATGTTTGAGCTTGTAGTCCCA contains:
- a CDS encoding TIGR00730 family Rossman fold protein — encoded protein: MAEDFVTSEAWRVLRIQAELVEGIETLRQLGNKSAVTIFGSARTKSDSPYYIAAEKVASLLSSKGISIITGGGPGIMEAANKGCYGRGGSSVGLNISLPFEQSPNTHQDISLEFRYFFLRKLMFAKYADAIIIFPGGFGTLDECFEALTLEQTGKLGRFPIVLYGSDYWSGLLEWIREKMLGQEGNISPEDMNLVKIVDTPEEALQVVTDYLLSSSLEKRQTKRSLMTV
- a CDS encoding UvrD-helicase domain-containing protein; its protein translation is MVLVDAQARSQALDPEGSFIVQAPAGSGKTGLLTQRFLRLLAVVEKPEQILAITFTRKAAAEMRGRIIEALAEADRGVAPAHGFEQQRYELACAALQQDRLQGWQLRHNPQRLAVMTIDALSSRLTRQMPVLSGFGGGFERSDEPEKLYRQAARTCLETHLKEPQDSPRYQAVWQLLSHRDFDFPRTEQLLVEMLARRDQWIYHLEGQGGLDRQVLEEALWHLVEGQLQGLGQRFNDLQKHQLMGLARYAADHVAEQSGSPLLAWQDVTDFPGHEAHDLPLWHGLAELLITEQGGWRKSLTKKIGIPAPSGFKNKEEKQHAQAQKQALLELLENLQRFDPTLNEALHGVKSMPEPGYSEAEWAVLDALGVVLQLAAAHLRLIFTQATAVDFAEVSLQAVSALGTPDNPTDLTLVWDYKLKHLLVDEFQDTSQLQIKLLEQLTAGWEPDDGRSLFLVGDPMQSIYRFRKAEVALFAQVREQGLGQLPLQPLQLEVNFRSAAGVVDWVNSAFTRLFPEQEDGDLGAVTYHASVAFHDHEAGEAVQWHPVQAGPEEKAREAAQMVRLIQQARADKPEGSLAVLVRARPHLEALVPLMRAAGIPFQAVEIDVLERRPVVQDLWCLTRALHQPADRVAWLALLRAPWCGLNPAEMAMIAQGQGGQTPLWSALCDETRLSQLTTTSRARLTRMVQVLKAALTQQGRQPLRDWIEGCWHALGGPATAGHAEAMADASRYFLLLEQLEATGEAVDWPALEGRLQRLYAAGAEAGPGVVQLMTIHKSKGLEFDTVLLPALGRRGKVQERPLLEMWERTHRTEWGGERQLLVAPIPSSMDEEAPLFAFLRRVQREQERHELRRLLYVAATRARGHLHLLGSVPEKDKDPEPNLPLGMLWPTLQTMHPPQPEAPPAPPEPEERVRPIWPQTLMRLADNWALPEPPPPFEVSKEEGVAEPEGDPPRYDWAGEPARMAGIVTHEWLQLMAQQGLAEWPPKRIEKLYVAIEKRLIALGLAKNRIEETARRVVQALKAALASDLGRWILSDRHVDAACEKDLTGVLKGRLIRIIIDRTFVDEEGVRWIIDYKTSVHAGRDVDGFLDNEVVRYRQQLEKYALILGALENRPVRLGLYFPLLEGWRWWHSGQQKVHNRLPARPGEQGRLFE